GGACATAATGACACCCATCACTGCAATTGAAAAGTcgcctacttcgtacttctGCGGAGGCCAAATGTTAGGTGCCGGAAAAAGACATATCCATCGACCTGGCCCCTGGGAGTACAGTAGTAGGCTATCATCATCACGATACAGGCGGGGGCTTGGCTAGGCCTGCCGCGTACTGCCGAATTGAGCACACGCCGTCTCTTCTCCCACGATTAGCCCAAAATGGACGCGTGTCGGGCGCATACAGTACCTTTTCAGGTTTGCACCCGGTGATGCCCAAAAATGGCCTCTGATTGGTTTATACTACCTCATTCTTCTCTCAACTACCCCGCCGATCATGTCAAGTCTGGAAAAAACACGTGCGAGCCTTGTTTGCAACGGCGTGCGCGGACTGCGGGCAGCCGGTTGTGTGGGGGCGGATATCCCCGGCAACGGAGCCGCCAAAATCGAACGTGCGCAGAACCGCCCTCCCCTCAAGGCtccagcaccggcaccgaGTTCCCCTCCACGCCGCACAACTTCTTCGACTCCTTGCGACAGCGTTTGCCGGCATTTACGGACGCAACCTCGCAAGCCGTCATCATGTCGCAGGAGAAGCCGCTCCCCTTTGCCTACCAGTTCGCCGCAGGTCCGTCCGCCTCCCGGTCGAGagtcctcgccctcgcatAATTTCTCGGTCCGTCGCTAACATGTCGTTAGGCGCGGTTGCTGGCGTCTCGGAGGTAGAGCTCACTTCTTCTCTCTACGCATATGGTTCTTGCTAGGCTTGCTGACAATGTGGCTACTCTTATAGATTCTGCTGATGTGAGCGCTCACGCCGACCCCGACAAACTCCATCACTTCTTTACGAAACGGCACTGACGATTACTGCCTACAGGTACCCGTTGGATGTCCTGAAAACTCGCATGTGCGTCCACATTTGATATGCTAGGGTCCTGGACAAGTGCTGAACAGCTTCCAGTCAACTCCAGACGGGCAAGGGTACGGGCGCGGAGTCGTACAATGGCATGATGGATTGCTTCCGGAAGATTGTTAAGAATGAGGGTTTCTCTCGCCTCTACCGCGGAATCTCTGCCCCGATTCTCATGGAAGCTCCCAAGCGAGCCACCAAGTTCGCCGCCAACGATGAATGGGGCAAGGCCTACCGCAAGATGTTCGGCGTGCCTCAGATGACGCAGTCCCTGTCTGTCCTcaccggcgccaccgccggcgccaccgagTCGTTTGTCGTCGTGCCATTCGAGCTGGTCAAGATTCGTGAGCCTCCTCCATTGTTTTGGCTCGCTTACCTTGGCTGACTGTACTGCAGGTCTCCAGGATAAAGCTTCCGCTGGCAAGTACAACGGCATGATCGACTGTGTCACCAAGACGGTGCGCAACGAAGGGCCATTGGCCTTGTACCAGGGACTGGAGAGCACCATGTGGCGTCACATCCTCTGGAACGCTGGCTATTTCGGCTGCATTTTCCAAGTCCGGCAGCTGATGCCCAAGGCTGAAAACAAGCGCAGCCAAATGTTCAATGACCTCATCTCGGGCGCCATCGGTGGCACCGTAGGTACCATACTGAACTGTGGAATGGACGTCGTGAAGAGTCGTATACAGAACACGCCGCGGGTTCCAGGTGTTGTTCCAAAGTACAACTGGGCGTGGCCGGCTATTTTCACCGTCCTGCGGGAAGAGGGCCCGGCCGCGCTCTACAAGGGCTTCTTGCCGAAGGTACGCAAATCCAATATCAGCAGTCATACTCCACATATGCTCACTACGTCATTAGGTGCT
This sequence is a window from Purpureocillium takamizusanense chromosome 8, complete sequence. Protein-coding genes within it:
- a CDS encoding uncharacterized protein (EggNog:ENOG503NUWJ~BUSCO:EOG09263A5D~TransMembrane:1 (o12-30i)~COG:C), yielding MSQEKPLPFAYQFAAGAVAGVSEILLMYPLDVLKTRIQLQTGKGTGAESYNGMMDCFRKIVKNEGFSRLYRGISAPILMEAPKRATKFAANDEWGKAYRKMFGVPQMTQSLSVLTGATAGATESFVVVPFELVKIRLQDKASAGKYNGMIDCVTKTVRNEGPLALYQGLESTMWRHILWNAGYFGCIFQVRQLMPKAENKRSQMFNDLISGAIGGTVGTILNCGMDVVKSRIQNTPRVPGVVPKYNWAWPAIFTVLREEGPAALYKGFLPKVLRLGPGGGVLLVVFTTVSDMFRKLHYG